The genomic region TTTGAGTTCTGCCACTTTCTGATACATTATTGGTCTGGACTATGAACGTGATGTATTTCTTATACATGGTGAAATTCTTGTAGAGAAGTGCATACATGCCAACTTGGACTTTGTGACCATCTAAGTAAAGGTAACATGTCTTTCCAAAATTGTCAGTAttgtttcttttattatatATCACAAAAGAATCTTGTTAAAGGGAAAGCGAAGTGGTGATGCCTTTACATCAATGAGCTGTTTTATCTGTTCGTAGTAGTAGTTCTTTCATATCTCGTGTGCTGCAGTTTGTAGTTTGAATGTCTGATATATGTTGCAGTTTGTAGTTTGTTAATGGTACATTTCCCTACTTGATGCAATCTTGCACTTGATGTActcttgaattttttgtttaagaatGCAAGTGCTGTTGTAGGCAAAAACGTACTTAATGAACTTGAATGCCTCCTGGAGGATGTAAATGGCGCAATGCGAACTGCAATGGGAAATTTACCCGACTTTCAGGATGACAGTTTTGTGGACAGGTTGAATGAAGAAGCATGCAACGGTGACAAGGTAGTCTTTATCCTTCTTTTCTCTTATCCCAAGGAATATCTTGATACTGTTTGTACATTGAGTTCTGATATGTTTCTCATCTCTGTTTGTTCCTTCTCCTAGTATAACTCTGTTCTAACCTTTGCACTTGTATGCTAATACTTCTCTGTATTACTGGATACCAATGTTTACAAAATCACAAATCACCTTGCATTGCACAGATGACAAGTATTAATACCTGACTCGCAAGCTAAGGTTAGCCATAACAGCTATAACCAACTCCTAATATCCATCCAACAAACACTAAACAACTAAACCAATGACTACATGACACTTGGCAATCAATATCGACAGATTATTTGTACAATTATCAGCATCGTATCATCTACCCTCCCTGGCTTCGAGTTCAGTAATTATCGTTGCCCATCAATGGACTTATGTCCAATTGTCCGTACATTTCTGTTGTATTTGTACCCGTATACGCACAGACACATGTATCAGTGGTAATCACTGATTTGAATGTATCACTAAATTACTCTGATAATTGCATGCTTGGAATTTTGTTAGGGTTTTAGGCTTCTAGCTGAAACATGTGTGCCTCTTTGTAGCTTTGGTGTTTAAGGAGTTACTGTTGGGTTGGAGATTTTAGGCAATCTTTACTGTTATTGAAAATCAGAGTGCCTGCACTTGCCTATAAGCATGGTTTAATCTGCAGAGTTTCGGTCAAAGTTATATGATCCGTCATTCACATGTCTCCTTTCACTACAAAATTCTTAGTGCAACATTTATACTGTTTATCCGGCTTAAATATCCTCCTTTCTTTACAGTTTTTATTTCACTCTTGCCTATTTTGAAGGTCAATCCTTAATATCTCTGATTTCCAGATTATCCTTTATTTTACAAGTTTTTCTATTCATTTCCTGATCGAGTTTGCTATGGTTGGAAAGTAGGAAGAGGAGTGGTACATATAAGTGTTGAATGCATATTTCTGTcgcaaaatattatgttaagaAAGTAAGATTTTTTGGGAATGAGGGAGCTATATCTTTGAGTTCTAAAGATATTTGGCTGATCTTTCCATCACCTaattttctctccttttttcttttctttctgaaTGTTCATTCCACACTAAGTATTCCGTTCCTAGTTCAGATTTGCATACTGCTCAGTAAAATTCTTACGCCAATTCTGATTTCTTATGGTTGATGATAAATTCGAAACACCTCTTACTGATGCCTAACTTCTATAGGAGGAATTTACGTCATCCCATCCCAAAAGAAATGAAGTTACCGATTATGCTGTCGTGATGGGGGTCATTTATAGTATGGTCAAACAAGACTATATGATGCAGGTAATTAAGTTCTCACCCTGTATTCCCACTATCTGTGCCCTTTGGTATGAACTTTTAAAACATCCAATGTAACAACTTGATGCAGGAGAGGATCGTCTCTGCTCGTAATCTCAAGTCATCTTCGGGAGAATTAGAGAGCTACTGCCTGATGTGGTCTTTGCGTCCGTTCATAAATAATGAAATTATGGATTATGCTTGGAAACTTATTCCCTGAATGTTGCGGGAATCTGAATGCCAAGGTTTGCTTACTGTCAGattgttaaattaattgtcaTAATTTAGTTTATATTGAATATTAGTTTAGAAGGTTAGTGTAATTTACAATCCATTGACCATCCCGAAACCCATCTGATAAAATTAGGTGATATTTTACAGTTTTGCCGGCGTTTAGAAATTGCGACCGGCTGCTGCTAGTATCCACTTCTGTTAGCTTGTTTTCCACACCAATCTGATAGTGAAGGTCTTAAACTTGTTCTTGAATAGACCAGCCAACTTCATCGGTGTCTCATTGTATGCATTCCTGTCCGACCACTGCGaaacccgaaaaaaaaaaaaatgagagtgaGAGAGGCAAGTCGGATTGGAACTTCCTATTCTTACCAATTCCAATTTGAAAGTCATTGAGTTTGGAACACCCAAATCAAATTAGACATTTGAAATTGGGTTCGGAGTTGGACTATTAGTATTAGGAATATGTTCcgattttttttgaaaattctgAGAATTCATGTAAGGGTGCTACTGTACCCACAAACTTGGCAAATTTGCGCATCCACTTTATATTCATTTGTTACGAACATTTGCACTACTGGATAGGTGGGAAAATAAGACTGGTGAGTACGAACATCAGCACTCTTCTGAAATCGGAGTcaatgttgaattcaagtagtTTCGGCTTAGAATTGGAAAGCAATTATCGTTCAATATTTTTGGATCCGAATTGACTCCCTAGTTCGATCAGACTGTTCGAAATTCAGGCGTTCTTATGAAGATATTTGAAAGTGTAATCATACGTTCCACCAAACCAGTACTTGCACCATGCTTCTGCGTCTTCTCAGTCAACATTGCTGCGTACCTGGTAGGATGCAACATAAAAATGATGCTCCTTAATACCCTCTTCGGATCCAGCAACCTTGTAATTAATCAATAATACAGATAATAATAATGTATTCGATGGGGTAGGCTGCACGATTGGATATGAGAAATGATTTTCATGCTCTCTCGTTACCTGTACGAGATTTGTTTGAATAATCCACCACCCGGGCATGCTCGTCGAACACGACGTTTTCCAACACTGCCCCAAACTTGATGGCTTTGAAAATGTCAGGCTCCTCCCTTGAGAGGTTAATGCACTTGGTATAGCAAGCACCTTCGATGTTGGACAGACCAGTCTCACTCCAACAGTGGTCATCGTCTTCAATTAAGCACCTTCGATGTTGGACATGATCCGcactttgattttgttttgtggaTCGCATCATCCCAGTTCAAGAATTGATCATTTAGAAAGACCTGCAAATCGAAAATTCAAGACACAAACAACAATCTTGTACCCTGTTGAGAAGAACGACACCGTCTTCGCTGGCTACCAATGAGGGAGGCGGGGTTCTTGCAAAAAATACTGTCCAAAACTACTCAATTTTGTTAATTGCTGACTGGAAACTgccttcttttatttgtttcccTTTAAATTTGTGTCCAGAATTTCAAAAATTAACTTCGAAACAGAtgaattttgaagaaaatgagggGAAGGAAATGGAGAGAAACAACCTCCtttgattatatatattaataggACCTTAAAAAGTACAAAAGAACCGTTTAGCATATCTAATGAATAGAATAACAATACGCCTACTTCTGAGTCTGTCCAATTCTTATTTCCATCAATTGCCTTGCCCCCCAGCTTCCCTAGagtttctagttattcttcttTTCTGCGAAGGTTTTAGAAATTTGTTCTGGCCGCAAGTATCTCCTCGGTCAGCTTGTTGTCCTTCCCAATCTTGTAATTTGTGAAAGTCTCAAAGTTGCTCTTGAACAGGCCAGCCAGCTTCATCAAAGTTTCATTGTATGCATTCTTGTCCGATCACTGCAACCACAAATAAAGATTCGAATATCTCATTAACAATGAAGGTCAAGACCGAACAAGGAAATGGTATATAGAGAGAAAACCAACTTACAGTGTTCATTGGATCCAGTATTTCTGAAGGCACTCCCTCGACCTCAGTGGGGATTTCAAGTCCAAACACTTCAGTCTTCTTGTACTTCGCGTTTAAGAGGCTGCCGGAGTGGATGGCGTCAATGATTTTCCTGGTGTAGGGCAACTTAATGCACTTTCCTGATCCATAGCTGCAGGAAAGAAAGATGTTTGTTTGGTTAATATTTTCTCACGGAAATGATTCTCTAAAATTATGATGATAATCGAATGCACATATACCTTCCACCGGACCAGCCAGTGTTAACCAGCCATCCTGTTGCACTGTGCTTCTGCATCTTCTCAGCCAGCATTGCTGCATACTTAGTAGGATGCAACATTATAAATGCTGCACCGAAGCATGCTGAGAATGTTGCTGTTGGCTCCTTGATACCATCTTCAGTTCCAGCAACCTATAAATTTATCAACAATTAGTTAATATAGTAACCGAAATGTTATGTGTTCACGAGTACAAATAGAGAATTTGAATTTACCAGAGCAGTGTAGCCACTGATGAAGTGGTACAGGGTCTGAGCAAGGTTTAACTTGCTCACAGGAGGGAGCACACCAAATGCATCGCACGCCAAAAGTTTGACGTTGTTTGGATGTGGACCAATGCATGGTATCTTTGCGTTGGGAATGTATTCGATGGGGTAAGCTGCACGAGTGTTCTCTGCAACCAGAAGAAAAATAACTCAATATATTATATGGTCCATCAGAATTATGTATAAGCATAATCAATCACCGTATCATGAGATTCAAACTCAAATTGTGTGAATTTTGGGATGAAAATAATTGATATTTACCTGTAGCAGATTTGTCAGAATAGTCCACCTCTCGTGTATGCTCATCAAACATGATGTTTTCCAACACTGCCAATGAagagtttttgggtgattttggatgtaTTTCTGGGTTAAGGATGAATTTAGATTGGTAGGGGATGCGGCAAAGGTTTGGGAATGGTGTATGAgtgtttgggtgaaggtatggaagtatGGGAATGGTGGAAGAGAGGATG from Pyrus communis chromosome 4, drPyrComm1.1, whole genome shotgun sequence harbors:
- the LOC137732845 gene encoding phosphoenolpyruvate carboxykinase (ATP) 1-like; the encoded protein is MEFDGEEHLDQLHEDALETVLTNGIELTNHMASPIAPHDNNLEFHAVPFDDEVIEVVAALESLLRLNVLENIMFDEHTREVDYSDKSATENTRAAYPIEYIPNAKIPCIGPHPNNVKLLACDAFGVLPPVSKLNLAQTLYHFISGYTALVAGTEDGIKEPTATFSACFGAAFIMLHPTKYAAMLAEKMQKHSATGWLVNTGWSGGSYGSGKCIKLPYTRKIIDAIHSGSLLNAKYKKTEVFGLEIPTEVEGVPSEILDPMNT